Part of the Phycisphaerales bacterium genome, CGATCGCCCCGATGCCCGTCTTCATCCGATGGCTCCTGACGCTGGGCCCGGCGAACCCGATCGCCGTCCGGCTGGTGCAGAACGGCTCCCGCCGGAGCCGGCACATGTACATTCGCTCGGCCTATCTGGCCCTGCTGGTGCTGGTGATGCTCTGGGCCCTGCTGGTCAAGACCGGCGGCAGCGGCAGTGCCACGTCGTTCCGGGACCTCGCCGAGGCGGGGGCCTCGACGTTCACGTACGTGGCGTACCTGCAGATCCTGCTGATCTGCGTGCTCAGCCCGGTGTTCATGGCCGGGGCGATCGCCCAGGAGGCCAGCCCGCGGACGTGGGAGGTGCTCCTCACGACGCCTTTAGGTAGGTTGCAGATCGTGCTGGGCAACCTTCTCGGCCGGCTGTTCTTCGTGCTGGCGTTGCTGTTCGCGAGCCTGCCGTTGTTCGCGTTGACGCAGTACTTTGGCGGCGTGCCGGGCTCGAGCATCTTCGCGAGCTATCTCGTCGCGGCCGCGGCGGCGCTGCTGGTGGGCGCGATCGCCATCGCGCTGGCCGTGAGCCGCATCGCCGGGCGGCGGGCGGTGTTCACGTTCTACGTCGCCGTGGTGACGTACCTGGGCATCACGTACGGCATCGATGCGTGGCTGCGCACGCGCGGCCTGGGCATGGGGCCGGCGGGCATGGGCGTCACGTGGCTCACCGGCCTGAATCCCTTCCTGGCGCTCGATGCGCTGCTGAACCCCACGACGTATCCGAGTGCCGACCGCGGCACGCTCGCGGGGCCGGCGGCGTTCATGCTCGAGACACCCGTGCGGGCCTGGATCTTGCTGGCCAGCGGGCTGAGCCTGGTGCTGATCGCCGCCTCGACGCTGACGGTGCGCACGGGCGGGCTGGCGAAGCGCTCGCGCGAGGGACGTCGCCTGCCGTGGTATCGCAAGATCCTCGGGCTCAGCGGCGGCGAAACGGGCGAGGACGGCCAGACGTTCCGCCCGCCCCGGCACGTGTGGCACAACCCCATCGCATGGCGCGAGGCGGCGGCGCGTAACGCCACGCTCGGACGCATCGTCGCGCGGTGGTCCTTCATCGTGCTGGGCATCGCGATGGCGTTCGTGCTCGTGGTGGCGTACGACACGTCGGCCATCACGGCAACGGACTATCGCCTGGCGTTGCTGGTCATCGTGCTCGTCGAGCTGGCCGTGACGACGCTGGTGGCCATCAACATGTCGGCGACGGCCATCAGCCGCGAGCGCGAGGATGGCACGCTCGATTTGTTGCTCACCACGCCCGTGACGCCGGCGGAGTACCTGGGCGGCAAGCTCCGCGGCTTGGTGGCCTATCTGCTGCCGATGCTGGCGGTGCCGGTCGTAACGATGCTGCTCGCGGGCCTGCACGCAGCGATCGGCGGCCTGAGCCAGCCCGACAACGCACAGGTGCCCGCGGGCCCGGCGGTGTCTGGTGGCATCATGCTGCCCGTCGTGCTGCCCGAGGCGGGCATCATCCTCGCGCTCAGCGGTGGGCCGTTCCTGGCGCTGTGCGTCATGATCGGGCTGCACTGGTCGCTCAAGAGCAAGGGCGCCA contains:
- a CDS encoding ABC transporter permease subunit, coding for MPVFIRWLLTLGPANPIAVRLVQNGSRRSRHMYIRSAYLALLVLVMLWALLVKTGGSGSATSFRDLAEAGASTFTYVAYLQILLICVLSPVFMAGAIAQEASPRTWEVLLTTPLGRLQIVLGNLLGRLFFVLALLFASLPLFALTQYFGGVPGSSIFASYLVAAAAALLVGAIAIALAVSRIAGRRAVFTFYVAVVTYLGITYGIDAWLRTRGLGMGPAGMGVTWLTGLNPFLALDALLNPTTYPSADRGTLAGPAAFMLETPVRAWILLASGLSLVLIAASTLTVRTGGLAKRSREGRRLPWYRKILGLSGGETGEDGQTFRPPRHVWHNPIAWREAAARNATLGRIVARWSFIVLGIAMAFVLVVAYDTSAITATDYRLALLVIVLVELAVTTLVAINMSATAISREREDGTLDLLLTTPVTPAEYLGGKLRGLVAYLLPMLAVPVVTMLLAGLHAAIGGLSQPDNAQVPAGPAVSGGIMLPVVLPEAGIILALSGGPFLALCVMIGLHWSLKSKGAIASVVGAVIVAAIVTAVVGGCGFNAGRSIPVVGPALLGLSPFASSLALVEPVDAMYETVTQSGSNPLVTARFALLVGAAASAGLYIGAVWALHSQMVRRFDMTVRKLAGTS